In Vitis vinifera cultivar Pinot Noir 40024 chromosome 17, ASM3070453v1, one genomic interval encodes:
- the LOC100262038 gene encoding presenilin-like protein At2g29900 has product MAQNRRPRSIIESLGEEIIRIISPVSICMFLVVLLVTILNSDTSSSSSSVSTIATIAYSEDSSDSTWDKFKGALLNSLVFVGVVTVVTFLLVLLFYLRCTKFLKYYMGFSSFIVLGFMGGEITLFLIQDFSFPIDCITFLVVLFNFTVVGVLAVFMSKMAILVTQGYLVVIGMLVAYWFTLLPEWTTWVLLVAMALYDLAAVLLPGGPLRLLVELAISRDEDIPALVYEARPVTYQDSCPGGGVAQRRAWRERRGVGSNLSENSNNLATSDVNVNPDVASNSTLGTCLSVGSGEQETSLVNAEEGRVSEGNSELVVPLIDHRINVGEHGQEDSVSTENLPFEGIGLGSSGAIKLGLGDFIFYSVLVGRAAMYDFMTVYACYLAIIAGLGVTLMLLAIYQKALPALPVSILLGVLFYFFTRFLLEAFIVQCSLNLLMF; this is encoded by the coding sequence ATGGCCCAAAACCGAAGACCCAGAAGCATTATTGAATCTCTTGGCGaagaaatcatcagaatcataTCTCCAGTCTCAATCTGCATGTTCCTGGTGGTCCTTCTTGTAACCATCCTCAACTCCGACACCTCTTCATCGTCTTCTTCAGTTTCTACCATAGCAACCATAGCATACAGCGAGGACAGCTCAGACTCGACATGGGACAAATTCAAAGGTGCCCTTTTGAATTCACTTGTTTTTGTGGGTGTTGTCACTGTGGTGACCTTCCTTCTGGTCCTTCTTTTCTATTTGAGATGCACTAAGTTCCTCAAGTACTATATGGGTTTCTCTTCTTTCATTGTTTTGGGCTTCATGGGTGGTGAAATTACTCTGTTCTTGATCCAGGATTTCAGCTTTCCCATTGACTGTATTACATTTCTTGTTGTTTTGTTCAATTTCACTGTTGTGGGTGTTTTGGCCGTGTTCATGTCAAAGATGGCGATCTTGGTAACTCAAGGGTATTTGGTGGTGATTGGGATGTTGGTTGCATATTGGTTTACTCTTCTACCTGAATGGACTACATGGGTGCTATTGGTGGCCATGGCATTGTATGATTTGGCTGCAGTTTTGTTGCCTGGTGGCCCTTTAAGGCTCTTAGTTGAGCTTGCAATATCCAGGGATGAAGACATTCCGGCTTTGGTTTATGAGGCCAGACCAGTGACTTATCAAGATTCATGTCCAGGAGGTGGTGTAGCTCAAAGGAGGGCATGGAGAGAAAGGAGGGGTGTTGGATCAAATTTGAGcgaaaattcaaataatttggcTACTTCTGATGTAAATGTTAATCCTGATGTGGCTTCAAATTCGACTCTTGGGACATGTTTATCTGTTGGAAGTGGCGAGCAAGAGACTAGTTTGGTCAATGCTGAGGAGGGTCGGGTTTCAGAAGGGAACTCAGAGCTTGTTGTGCCATTAATTGATCATCGAATTAATGTTGGGGAGCATGGACAGGAAGATTCTGTGTCTACTGAAAATTTGCCATTTGAGGGAATTGGGCTGGGATCTTCTGGTGCAATCAAGTTGGGCTTAGGGGATTTTATCTTCTACAGTGTGCTAGTTGGCAGGGCAGCAATGTATGATTTTATGACGGTTTATGCATGTTATCTTGCTATCATAGCTGGTCTTGGTGTTACGTTAATGCTATTGGCAATTTATCAGAAAGCATTGCCAGCTCTTCCAGTGTCAATTTTGCTAGGTGTGTTGTTTTATTTCTTCACTCGATTCTTGCTTGAAGCTTTTATTGTACAATGTTCTTTGAACCTCTTGATGTTCTAg
- the LOC100256940 gene encoding glycine-rich RNA-binding protein blt801 has translation MAFFGKVGNILRQTVSKQVNSQFSVSNPSIYQAIRCMSSSKLFIGGLSYSTDDTSLREAFHKYGEVIEARVIVDRETGRSRGFGFVTFTSSEEASSAIQALDGQDLHGRRVRVNYATDRARSGGFGGGGGYGGGGGGYGGGGYGGGGYGGSGGYGGGGYGGGSGGYGGGGDSYGSGGGNYGSGGGGYGGSSGGYGSGGNFSVAGGSDNYVGGAAGSSSGFPSGGGSSFASGGADQLGTNESSSVGDGAGEFSPDEPATEGNYRDDDDEPDDYANRRA, from the exons ATGGCTTTCTTTGGTAAAGTTGGGAACATACTTCGACAGACTGTAAGCAAGCAGGTCAACTCTCAGTTTTCTGTTTCCAACCCATCCATCTACCAAGCAATAAGATGCATGTCATCCTCGAAACTCTTCATTGGAG GTCTCTCATATAGCACAGATGACACAAGTTTAAGAGAAGCTTTCCATAAGTATGGGGAAGTCATTGAAG CAAGAGTCATTGTGGATCGTGAGACTGGTAGATCCAGAGGATTTGGATTTGTTACTTTCACTTCTAGTGAGGAGGCCTCCAGTGCCATCCAGGCCTTGGATGGACAG GATCTTCATGGCCGTAGGGTGAGAGTGAACTATGCAACGGATAGAGCACGTTCTGGTGGCtttggaggtggtggtggttaTGGAGGTGGCGGTGGTGGCTATGGAGGGGGTGGTTATGGAGGTGGCGGCTATGGTGGAAGTGGCGGCTATGGAGGTGGTGGCTATGGTGGTGGTAGTGGTGGatatggtggtggtggtgatagCTATGGGAGTGGAGGTGGAAACTATGgcagtggtggtggtggttatGGTGGGAGTAGCGGTGGCTATGGCAGTGGCGGGAATTTCAGTGTTGCTGGTGGTAGTGACAATTATGTTGGTGGTGCTGCTGGAAGCAGTAGCGGCTTTCCTAGTGGTGGTGGCAGCAGCTTTGCCAGTGGTGGGGCTGATCAGTTGGGTACCAATGAGAGCAGCAGCGTGGGTGATGGTGCTGGGGAGTTTTCTCCAGATGAACCTGCCACAGAAGGAAATTACAGGGATGACGATGATGAACCTGATGACTATGCCAACAGAAGGGCTTGA
- the LOC100265529 gene encoding exocyst complex component EXO70E2: MEECRAIIPTYEGEEHVVAAAHHMVKALMASKNLTGDFKKILVDLDTHLSTMTILNERKGDELSEVELRLKCAEKKIMNRESKQLMIWDSGSKQVLEYLQAVEEVQTLKESLESLSLNGGEKQKRLLRQAESILQIAMVRLEEELLHILRHKKQSFEPEFASFHSCEEVVVYEESIVSVEDDISEDSSRRDSNGDESKEYTIGLINPEVIPHLKSIANVMFASNYDQEFCQAFIGARKDALDEYLGILELEKLSIEDVLRMDWGNLNYEIKKWIRAMKIIIRVYLASEKRLCDHILGDFGSINPICFVETSKVSMLRLLNFGEAVAIGQHLPEKLFSLLNMYEALADLLLHIDALFSEEAGASIRIDFHKLQRELGDAAGATFMEFETAIASYTSTSPFPGGGILHLTRYVMNYIKILTEYSNTLNLLLKDQNGEDPEPLIEAENAQGVPSQVVCPVAHHLRSIASLLESNLESRSKLYKDVSLQHIFLMNNIHYMVQKVKGSELRGFFGDEWIRKHMVKVQQRVTSYERTTWSSVLSLLREDGNSGSSSPWKMILKERCRGFSIAFEEVYKNQTAWFIPDPQLRDNLRILTSQKIIQAYRGFIGRNSENLSDKHIKYSADDLENYVHNLFEGSPKSLNNRRK; the protein is encoded by the coding sequence ATGGAGGAGTGCAGAGCAATAATCCCAACCTATGAAGGAGAAGAACATGTGGTGGCTGCAGCTCATCATATGGTGAAGGCACTAATGGCAAGTAAGAACCTCACGGGGGATTTCAAAAAAATCCTAGTGGATCTTGACACCCACCTGTCCACCATGACCATCCTCAATGAAAGAAAGGGAGATGAATTGAGTGAGGTTGAATTGCGGCTCAAATGTGCAGAGAAGAAGATAATGAATCGGGAGTCGAAGCAGTTGATGATATGGGACTCGGGTTCTAAGCAAGTGTTGGAGTATCTGCAAGCTGTTGAAGAAGTCCAAACCTTGAAAGAAAGTTTGGAGAGCTTGTCTTTGAATGGAGGTGAGAAACAGAAGAGACTACTTCGCCAAGCGGAGAGCATTCTGCAGATCGCAATGGTAAGGCTTGAGGAAGAGCTACTCCACATTCTTCGACACAAGAAGCAATCATTTGAGCCTGAATTCGCATCTTTTCATTCTTGTGAGGAGGTTGTTGTGTATGAAGAATCCATTGTTTCGGTGGAAGATGACATCTCTGAGGACTCATCAAGGAGAGATAGCAATGGGGATGAATCCAAGGAATATACAATAGGTTTGATCAATCCAGAAGTAATTCCTCATCTCAAATCCATTGCAAATGTGATGTTTGCTTCCAACTATGACCAGGAATTTTGCCAGGCTTTCATTGGTGCCCGGAAAGATGCCTTGGATGAGTACTTGGGCATTCTTGAGCTGGAGAAACTCAGCATTGAGGATGTGCTGAGGATGGATTGGGGAAACTTGAACTACGAGATAAAGAAGTGGATCAGGGCTATGAAGATAATCATTCGGGTTTATCTGGCTAGCGAGAAACGGCTATGCGACCACATCTTGGGGGATTTTGGATCCATTAATCCAATTTGCTTTGTTGAAACTTCAAAGGTTTCAATGTTGCGCCTCTTGAATTTTGGTGAAGCTGTAGCAATTGGGCAGCATCTGCCGGAGAAGTTGTTCAGCTTATTGAACATGTATGAGGCTCTGGCAGATCTTCTCCTACACATAGATGCTCTGTTCTCTGAAGAAGCCGGCGCTTCCATCAGGATTGATTTCCACAAGCTTCAAAGGGAATTGGGTGATGCTGCGGGAGCAACTTTTATGGAATTTGAGACTGCTATTGCATCATACACATCAACGAGCCCTTTCCCAGGAGGTGGCATTCTCCATCTCACCAGGTATGTCATGAATTACATCAAGATCCTTACTGAATACAGCAATACGCTCAATTTGCTTCTCAAGGACCAGAATGGGGAGGATCCAGAGCCTCTTATTGAAGCAGAGAATGCGCAGGGTGTTCCTTCTCAAGTAGTCTGTCCAGTAGCTCATCACCTTCGTTCAATCGCATCTCTCCTGGAATCTAACCTTGAAAGCAGATCCAAATTATACAAAGATGTGTCTTTACAACACATATTTTTGATGAACAACATTCACTACATGGTCCAGAAGGTTAAGGGGTCTGAACTAAGGGGTTTCTTTGGTGATGAATGGATCAGGAAGCACATGGTGAAGGTTCAGCAGCGTGTGACAAGCTACGAGAGAACTACTTGGAGTTCAGTCCTTTCTTTGCTTAGAGAAGATGGAAATTCGGGTTCAAGTTCACCCTGGAAGATGATTCTTAAAGAGAGGTGCAGGGGCTTCAGTATTGCTTTTGAGGAGGTATACAAAAACCAGACAGCCTGGTTTATCCCTGATCCTCAGCTTCGTGATAATTTACGAATTTTGACTTCACAGAAAATAATCCAGGCATATCGGGGTTTTATTGGGAGGAACTCTGAAAATCTCAGTGACAAGCACATCAAGTACTCAGCAGATGATCTGGAGAATTATGTCCACAATCTCTTTGAAGGGTCACCAAAATCACTGAACAATAGAAGGAAGTGA